From the Fibrobacter sp. UWB11 genome, one window contains:
- a CDS encoding prolyl oligopeptidase family serine peptidase, producing the protein MTMSKFMAFTGTVALLSSLSFAWSISGVVQKESGQPLSGVKISSFNFAGFETVSAADGSFALSNDGIGIHGVAAPKASITFNHNVISISNVKAQTITVSVMDALGKVCASKTEHNIDGFMQVDLNKTMAKGAKFLRINADGNRATYQMGKTVTLMKEGDPLPFLQFAKDGYQNATYQAKAEIETGVIVRMTKASAQSSSSKKVESSSSAKPESSSEKAESSSSAKIEQIIVDCAGKTAKAGDQTVKLTVKGSSGQREFIMHVPSAYKGDKAVPLVIDYHPIGGSGSGQMGSTTYKKLTDPEGVISLYPQGTTKTMGPGWNVGPCCSNDDDLEFTREMIKYVKEKACIDPQRIYATGFSMGGGMSNHVACMMSDVFAAVAPAAMDLNKTNSAKCTKARPISVINFRGTADNVCRYQGGDSGFNDGLNFLGAEGTFKYWAEADGCTGSPTTNKDGCQEYSNCKDGVKVVLCTKQGGGHEQGNGNIGWPFLKQFTLPAEFVK; encoded by the coding sequence ATGACCATGTCTAAATTCATGGCATTCACGGGAACAGTAGCTTTGCTTAGCTCACTTTCCTTCGCTTGGAGCATCAGTGGCGTTGTTCAGAAAGAAAGCGGACAGCCACTCTCTGGCGTAAAAATTAGCTCGTTCAACTTCGCAGGGTTCGAAACCGTTTCCGCAGCGGATGGTTCCTTCGCATTGAGCAATGATGGAATCGGCATTCACGGAGTAGCCGCACCGAAGGCCTCCATTACCTTCAATCACAATGTAATCAGCATTTCTAACGTTAAAGCACAAACCATCACAGTATCTGTTATGGATGCTCTTGGCAAGGTTTGCGCTTCCAAGACAGAACACAACATCGACGGCTTTATGCAGGTCGACTTGAACAAGACTATGGCAAAGGGCGCCAAGTTCCTCCGCATCAACGCCGATGGAAATCGCGCTACCTACCAGATGGGCAAAACGGTCACCCTCATGAAGGAAGGCGATCCGCTGCCGTTCTTGCAGTTCGCAAAAGATGGATACCAGAACGCCACCTACCAGGCCAAGGCCGAAATCGAAACAGGCGTCATCGTAAGGATGACCAAGGCTAGCGCCCAGTCCAGCTCTAGCAAGAAAGTTGAATCTAGCTCTTCCGCTAAGCCGGAAAGTTCTTCCGAAAAGGCAGAATCTTCTAGCAGCGCGAAGATTGAGCAAATCATCGTTGACTGTGCTGGCAAGACTGCAAAAGCCGGTGACCAGACTGTAAAATTGACCGTCAAAGGCAGTTCAGGCCAACGCGAGTTCATCATGCATGTGCCGAGTGCCTACAAGGGCGACAAGGCCGTACCGCTCGTTATTGACTACCACCCGATTGGCGGTTCAGGTTCAGGCCAGATGGGTAGCACGACCTACAAGAAACTCACCGACCCCGAAGGCGTTATTTCCTTGTACCCGCAAGGCACCACAAAGACGATGGGCCCGGGTTGGAACGTCGGTCCTTGCTGCTCCAACGACGATGACCTTGAGTTTACTCGTGAAATGATCAAGTATGTCAAAGAAAAAGCCTGTATCGACCCGCAGCGCATCTACGCAACCGGTTTCTCGATGGGTGGCGGTATGAGTAACCACGTGGCCTGCATGATGTCCGATGTCTTCGCCGCAGTTGCTCCGGCAGCTATGGACTTGAACAAGACCAACAGCGCCAAATGCACGAAGGCACGTCCGATTTCTGTCATCAACTTCCGCGGTACAGCTGACAACGTCTGCCGTTACCAGGGTGGCGATAGCGGCTTCAACGACGGTTTGAACTTCCTCGGCGCCGAAGGCACCTTCAAGTACTGGGCAGAAGCAGACGGTTGCACCGGCTCTCCGACAACGAACAAAGATGGTTGCCAGGAATACTCAAACTGCAAGGACGGCGTGAAGGTCGTGCTCTGCACCAAGCAGGGTGGTGGCCACGAACAGGGCAATGGCAATATCGGCTGGCCGTTCCTCAAGCAGTTCACGCTTCCGGCAGAATTCGTGAAGTAA